From one Lotus japonicus ecotype B-129 chromosome 3, LjGifu_v1.2 genomic stretch:
- the LOC130742704 gene encoding PHD finger-like domain-containing protein 5A: protein MAKHHPDLIMCRKQPGIAIGRLCEKCDGKCVICDSYVRPCTLVRVCDECNYGSFQGRCVICGGVGISDAYYCKECTQQEKDRDGCPKIVNLGSAKTDLFYERKKYGFKKR, encoded by the coding sequence ATGGCCAAGCATCATCCTGATTTGATTATGTGTCGGAAGCAACCTGGCATCGCCATTGGACGATTGTGTGAAAAATGCGATGGCAAGTGTGTGATATGCGACTCATATGTGCGTCCTTGTACACTAGTCCGGGTTTGTGATGAGTGCAACTATGGATCATTTCAAGGTCGATGTGTGATATGTGGAGGAGTAGGAATATCTGATGCTTACTACTGCAAGGAGTGCACACAACAAGAGAAAGACAGGGATGGTTGCCCCAAAATTGTCAATTTAGGGAGTGCCAAAACTGATTTATTCTATGAACGCAAAAAGTATGGTTTTAAGAAAAGATGA